The sequence CTATGTTCCGTTTGGATTTGAGTGATACACGATCCCACCCTGGGGGGGAAGGGGCTTCAAGACATTGACTCCGCTTGCTTGAATGTAAATGAAGATGTGATGAAGATAGCTGACAGCAATCGAAACTGTCAGCATCTTTCCTTATTTCTTATTTCCAATCCCCGGCGATGTTCAGAGAATTTATGCAGGAATATTTTCCAGATCTAGGCTGATGAGTTTCCTTTAGAGGCATCCCTTTTCTGTTCCCGCTTTGTTTTGCCGTTCATGCAGCGTTACAGCCACTGAGCCTTCATTGTTTGTCAGAGACAAACGAACGTAGCGCAAAGCTGTCTCTTGTAGTTGTGTTTCTGAACTCGGCCTCGGTTGCTTGATTCGTCTAAGAAAAACTGGGGAAATGGCGGCAAACAGTTAACTTGTTTCATGCAGGGGTTCGCGCAGCACGGaactcgggaaaaaaaaaaaaccttgtaaTACTGTAAGCATTTACTTCAACCATTCTTTTCGTGCTCTGGGATCGAGTATCTTCTCTGCGCACTTGCCTCATAAGTTCATTTCAAAGAACTTTATGAACATGGCTTAAGTTGCGCGGCATAGCCATACTTCGGCCGTCGTTGAACTACAAAGTATACTGAGAACCGTTCATTTGTTTACTCTAAAAGTTGGTGCAGAAAGTGGGAACGCGTCCCGCAGTTTAACAGATCGCTTTAATGGTCCTGGAATGGAGAAACTGCAGGAAACATCAAGCGGTCTAGCTGGTGTCATGGCCAGAAACAAACAGGTAATAAGATGAAAAGTTGCCTTAAAGTTAGCGAAACCACGCACCAAGGCCGACGGTGTACGTATTTGCGTCCATTTTCTAAAACGAAAGATCATTTTGACGCCAGCTAATAGAAGCTCTCTGAATCATCGGCTTTTGCGCGACGCAGTGCCATTTTCGGGCTTACCCGTCGAAATTCGAAATCTTTGTATTCGTGGTGATAATCAGTCCAAATTATGCCTATCCGCATAATATAAACTGGTTTTAGTAGGCTAAAGATATGAAACATTATGCTCGAAGTAATTTGAATAACCGCTGGTGCAAATGAGAAGGTCATTttatgcaagtaaacaacaacaGACGCGCGCAAAGGTAGGATGCAGGTAGCCTATTTTTTTCCGATCCCctgtatttttttcaaaatgtcgtGGCGTATTCAAGTTACTTCAAGGACCAGTTAAATACGAGGCGGAATGTGATTTAGCGGTGAGGTTCACTGAATTACCATTCGTCCACTTTGTTGGGTTCGATCGCTTGCAATTCCAGTCATTTTTTCACAAGTTTCAACGAATTACAAGCCTTACGTTTTTCCACAAATAAATGCTTCGAGGAAGCCTAAGGTAAAATGCTATAGATGCAATGCTGGATCGTTTCTTTCTCGGCTGTTTGCTGCTTATGTAGTGTTGAAATCCTTTTCCTATGGGATTAAAAATCTTGAATTTTCTTCAATTGTAGGCTCTTACGGAAAGAGGGGAAAAGTTGTCCGCGCTTGAGATTAAAACCGAACAAATGAATGTTCAGGCCAAGGCTTTTGCAGACGCCGCACATCAGCTGTCCATGAAATACAAGGAGAAGAAATGGTACCAGGTTTAAGCAGATGGCACTTCAGCATTGGAGCTGGCCAAATCTCAGTGCTACATTCTGGAAAGCTTAAAACGTCggcttttttaaatttgcttgCGAAGAACTACAAAATAGTGTCATCGAATTAAAAACTTCGTTGATGCGTACAATAGTTTGtagaaaagaaaacttttcttttcaatattattaattgCTGGAAGGTTTGACTTGAAAAGGTGTGACCACTCATGGTCCTATTCTCTTCCTCTGTGTCGTCTAGTGCTGTTATCGTAGTTAATATGTggcgcagtttttttttttttcagtgaacaATTGTTAGTGTGTCTCATTCCAGTTTCCCTCAATTTAGCTGAATTTGATTGTAAATAGGGCACTGAGGTGCAACGACCAAAGAAGGCCTTCTAAAGAATACAGCATTCGATGTTAGTAGTCCaggagaattttaaatttgcctCGTGCATGTTTCTGCTTGAAACTAGTTCTTTGTATTTGTAACGGATTTGTCCTTTCTCGCATACAAACGAACAGGTCAATTTTTACAAACAATTGCTGGTCTAATATATTTGTCCGTGACTGATTACCAAATCACTGCATAAAACCTGGTATTTTGATAACAATCGTGTCACACCACATAAGTAATTGAAGGAGAATGATTGAATTTTATTTATACAGTAAATAAGAGGCGTATCACATGCCCTAACATTAAGATTTACTGCAGCTCTTACTCACTCTAGTTAAATATTGACACTTGGTATCTACAAGCAATGAAGTCCCGTTTAAGGACCTGGCTTGATCCGGggtataactttaaaaaaagaatgaatTATTTTCTCCCTCTTCTAAGAAGAGACTCCACTTCACATTTCTGCTAATCAATCCAATATATATACCATTTGTAAGTGAATACGTGGagaagcttttttttcttttttgctagTTCAACTCATATGCTGTTAACAAAAGAGGTATTGAAAGAGTCACAAGACTACACCATTATTGGAATTACACAAGTACAAAGTAAAAAACTCAGACATTAAATTGGACAGCAGTTGTAACTCGCTAGTTTGCTCTTCTTGATTGATCAAaggttaattttttcttttgtcttctacGCTGTTTGGTCTCTTTTTTTCTGGCGTATTGAGTGCGAAATCGTACTCGACAGGATTCAGAAGCGTAATGAACCGACGCAGGATATTGAATTGAgagaacacaagaaaagctTGCAAATCACAAACCGGAGGCGAGTGAGCTACAAGCCTGTAGAAAACGGAGAGCCAAAAGTCTGGGGTAGAAGtgcaaagtaaaatttaaatttgatacGCACGGTGATGAAACATTGGGAATAGTTTATCTAACGGAGCAATGATTAATTTGCCCTGTTGAAATGTTGAGTTGTAAAATGTCGGGACTTACTGATGGTCAGAACACAATGAAATATTTTACTTCgaattatttctttcatttcatgAACATCAAGATCTGAAAAATTTCCAAAGCCGGTGAAATGTCAAAATGAAGATATACTGAGATTCTCGCCCGTATATCAATACTCGAAGATGTGGATGTACGGTGGAGCTCAGGAAAATCTCAGTTTATTCACTGCGTCTTTGTGTCAGTCATTTTATTGAACTGGTCTCCGTCAGGTTGATTTCTTCTACTGTAATTCGGTCTGCGGGAATTTCACGTCGGTTCAAGACTAATTGGTTTGTGTTTCTTACAGCATTGTTGCAGAAGGGAGACAGTAATCTTCGGAATCCATGTTGATAGCTTTTGTTGCTCAGGCCATAAATGAATGGATTCACACAGCTGCTGACAAACACAAGTAGCGATAAAACATGATGTAACTTGGTATCGAGTCGTGAAGCTCCTGTCATCGCTAATGCGAAATTGATCTGACTTGGTGCCAAAAAAATGATCAGCATCGCGCTCGTGGCAGCGATCATACGCGTAATATTCCCGCGCATTTTAGCTCTGCTCTCTGCGGATGCCACACTGGGCTTCCTGGTTTTGTACAGCATGTGTGCATACAGCGCCAGCATTGTGAAACAGGGAAACCCCATCCTCAACAGCACTTGGATCACGGCCAAGATGTTTCGGGTCAACGGGTCCGCCCAATTAGCGAGCCACTTGCAGCGTCGGTTTCGAGGATTTGAAGCCACGTAGCCGACTTGAAAGAATCCACTCGTAAACAGAATCAGCGACCACGCCCAAGACGAGGCGATGTAAAGCAGAGTGTTCTTTTTGTTAAAGGTGGATTGATACTTCATTGGCTTAACTACAGCATACCATCGCTCGGTTGCCAACGCTAAGCAAATGTACACCGAGAAAATCGCCAACTGGAAAAGAAACACACGACTCCAAATGACAAAGCAGGATATTTTACCAAGCAGTTGATTTTCTGCATAAGGAAAGGCATCGCCAAGAACGAAACCTGGATTGGTAACCAAACAAATGGCCGTCAAAACATCAGCTATTGCCAGAGACAGAATCAGAATGTTGTAAGATTTCTTCAACAGTTTTGGATCTTgccagaaaaaagaaatgacgAGCATGTTTCCGATGAATGCGACGGATGCGACGAGGGAGTATGTGACTTGAGTGTAAATGGTAATACCAGAAGGACCCCCTGAAATGTCGCTATTGCTGACAAAGGTAGATGTAGAGTTTGTTGAATTATTCACTGTAGAATTTGTGAGCATGTTGCTATTGCAGTTGATGCGGTGTTCGGAAACTCTCTGAAAGTAAAGTAAGAACCACGATGAATGACCGACACTTCATTGTACACACATTCTCTTAGAATATATGATGCTCTCTTGAT is a genomic window of Acropora muricata isolate sample 2 chromosome 8, ASM3666990v1, whole genome shotgun sequence containing:
- the LOC136924887 gene encoding bombesin receptor subtype-3-like, which produces MLTNSTVNNSTNSTSTFVSNSDISGGPSGITIYTQVTYSLVASVAFIGNMLVISFFWQDPKLLKKSYNILILSLAIADVLTAICLVTNPGFVLGDAFPYAENQLLGKISCFVIWSRVFLFQLAIFSVYICLALATERWYAVVKPMKYQSTFNKKNTLLYIASSWAWSLILFTSGFFQVGYVASNPRNRRCKWLANWADPLTRNILAVIQVLLRMGFPCFTMLALYAHMLYKTRKPSVASAESRAKMRGNITRMIAATSAMLIIFLAPSQINFALAMTGASRLDTKLHHVLSLLVFVSSCVNPFIYGLSNKSYQHGFRRLLSPFCNNAVRNTNQLVLNRREIPADRITVEEINLTETSSIK